The following coding sequences lie in one Mercenaria mercenaria strain notata chromosome 5, MADL_Memer_1, whole genome shotgun sequence genomic window:
- the LOC128557168 gene encoding uncharacterized protein LOC128557168 has protein sequence MPKQYTEDQLKLALSAVRQKKMKIKTAARLYKVPKSTLFDKVKGTYIGKQRGPARQLLPDEEESLVQYLLYMANQGFPMTRAMMRCYIQEIVLHSGRETLFNIQKGPSDDWFVKFFSRHPNLAQRKPENMDKSRVSMSSKKMLDEFFPFLEGVLDKYGIRDKPHRIFNCDETGFTGKEAPRAKVIGPRGGHLFRRKTVSADHVTAHLCVSADGHFLPPAIIYKVLIML, from the exons ATGCCAAAGCAATACACTGAGGACCAACTTAAGCTGGCATTGTCAGCAGTCCggcaaaagaaaatgaaaataaagacgGCTGCTCGGCTTTACAAAGTGCCGAAATCTACTTTATTTGATAAGGTGAAGGGAACATACATCGGCAAACAGCGGGGACCGGCGAGGCAGCTTCTCCCTGATGAAGAAGAGTCTCTGGTTCAGTACTTACTGTATATGGCTAATCAGGGGTTCCCGATGACAAGGGCCATGATGAGATGTTATATTCAAGAAATAGTTCTTCACTCAG gtcgAGAAACGTTATTCAATATACAGAAGGGCCCATCTGATGACTGGTTTGTAAAGTTTTTTAGTCGCCATCCAAACCTAGCACAAAGGAAACCGGAGAATATGGATAAAAGTAGAGTGTCCATGTCTTCAAAAAAGATGCTTGACGAGTTCTTTCCCTTTCTAGAAGGTGTACTGGATAAATATGGAATACGAGACAAACCTCACAGG ATTTTTAACTGCGATGAAACAGGATTCACAGGAAAAGAAGCTCCACGGGCGAAAGTAATCGGACCCCGCGGAGGACACCTGTTCAGACGTAAAACAGTTTCTGCTGACCATGTGACAGCTCACCTATGCGTTTCAGCAGATGGACATTTTTTACCACCTGCAATAATTTACAAGGTGCTAataatgttgtaa
- the LOC128557167 gene encoding uncharacterized protein LOC128557167, producing the protein MDHDLFHKWFVNVFVPNCGRERPVILVMDNHDSHISIAVIEKAISEGIVLLGLPGHSTHILQPLDVNIISPLKDAYTKVAAGLGYLNTTVSVGKAKFPVVLKHAMDKIAPATIVNGFAKTGICPFSPSVIDTSQIVEPTFRDDANGGPDEPEVRTCGTCGSYITNPLVRRGLISNSLANILVPPPTKPQNKQQKRTRVVAEGRLISGNDMLSQLKEKEELAEKKKSELEKRKWKEKKTERRR; encoded by the exons ATGGACCATGATCTTTTTCACAAGTGGTTTGTCAACGTGTTTGTCCCTAACTGCGGCAGAGAGAGACCCGTAATACTTGTAATGGACAACCATGACTCTCATATAAGTATCGCTGTCATTGAGAAGGCAATATCAGAGGGTATTGTGCTTCTTGGTCTGCCTGGGCATTCCACTCATATCCTGCAACCTTTAGACGTCAAT ATTATATCACCGCTGAAAGACGCGTACACGAAAGTGGCAGCCGGTCTTGGCTACTTAAATACCACTGTCAGTGTTGGGAAAGCCAAGTTTCCGGTCGTCTTAAAGCATGCAATGGACAAGATTGCGCCAGCTACCATAGTCAACGGTTTCGCTAAAACTGGCATCTGTCCGTTCAGTCCTTCTGTGATAGACACGTCACAGATAGTAGAACCGACTTTCAGAGACGACGCAAACGGAG GACCAGATGAGCCTGAGGTGAGGACCTGTGGTACCTGTGGGTCTTACATTACTAACCCATTGGTGAGAAGAGGACTCATTTCAAATTCACTGGCAAACATTCTGGTACCCCCTCCCACAAAACCACAGAATAAACAGCAGAAAAGAACACGGGTTGTAGCCGAGGGCAGACTTATCAGTGGCAATGATATGCTGAGTCAGCTAAAG GAGAAGGAAGAACTTGCTGAAAAAAAGAAGAGTGAATTAGAAAAAAGGAAatggaaagaaaagaaaactgaaagaagaagATGA
- the LOC128557382 gene encoding uncharacterized protein LOC128557382 — protein sequence MKEKEEREARKLKDKEIKSIRKQKKKEEQERKQKEKVDLKKKRLFTEKQIMSASMYVCGDCKEKGRPDDDINGILWFGCDEETCGLWFHEHCLTQQAKEYLWESLENGEEWFCHRCKPWLYEE from the exons atgaaagaaaaagaagaaagagaagCTAGAAAGCTAAAggacaaagaaataaaaagtattaggaaacagaaaaaaaaggaaGAGCAAGAACGAAAACAGAAGGAGAAG GTGGACCTTAAGAAAAAACGTCTATTTACTGAGAAGCAGATCATGTCAGCGAGCATGTATGTATGTGGCGACTGTAAAGAGAAGGGGAGGCCAGATGATGACATTAACGGCATTCTTTGGTTCGGCTGCGATGAAGAGACATGTGGATTATGGTTTCATGAGCATTGTCTGACACAACAGGCCAAGGAATATCTTTGGGAAAGTTTAGAAAATGGGGAGGAGTGGTTTTGCCACAGGTGTAAGCCGTGGCTTTACGAGGAGTAG